A stretch of DNA from Methylogaea oryzae:
GGGCGTAAAGCGCGCGTAGGCGGTTGAGTCAGTCTGATGTGAAAGCCCCGGGCTTAACCTGGGAACGGCATTGGATACTGCTCGACTAGAGTGTGGTAGAGGGTAGTGGAATTCCCGGTGTAGCAGTGAAATGCGTAGATATCGGGAGGAACACCAGTGGCGAAGGCGGCTACCTGGACCAACACTGACGCTGAGGTGCGAAAGCGTGGGGAGCAAACAGGATTAGATACCCTGGTAGTCCACGCCGTAAACGATGAGAACTAGCTGTTGGAGGGGGATTAACTCCTTTAGTGGCGCAGCTAACGCGATAAGTTCTCCGCCTGGGGAGTACGGCCGCAAGGCTAAAACTCAAATGAATTGACGGGGGCCCGCACAAGCGGTGGAGCATGTGGTTTAATTCGATGCAACGCGAAGAACCTTACCTGCCCTTGACATCCAGAGAACTTTCCAGAGATGGATTGGTGCCTTCGGGAGCTCTGAGACAGGTGCTGCATGGCTGTCGTCAGCTCGTGTCGTGAGATGTTGGGTTAAGTCCCGTAACGAGCGCAACCCTTGTCCCTAGTTGCCAGCGGGTTATGCCGGGAATTCTAGGGAGACTGCCGGTGATAAACCGGAGGAAGGTGGGGATGACGTCAAGTCATCATGGCCCTTATGGGCAGGGCTACACACGTGCTACAATGGTCGGTACAGAGGGTTGCCAAGCCGCGAGGTGGAGCTAATCCCACAAAGCCGATCTTAGTCCGGATTGGAGTCTGCAACTCGACTCCATGAAGTCGGAATCGCTAGTAATCGCGGATCAGAATGCCGCGGTGAATACGTTCCCGGGCCTTGTACACACCGCCCGTCACACCATGGGAGTGGGTTGCACCAGAAGCCGGTAGTCTAACCGCAAGGAGGACGCCGTCCACGGTGTGATTCATGACTGGGGTGAAGTCGTAACAAGGTAGCCGTAGGGGAACCTGCGGCTGGATCACCTCCTTTCATTTAAGCCTGAATCCAGGCGCGAGTGCTCACACAAATTGTTTGACCTTTAAGCGGACGAGCTAAGGGTCTGTAGCTCAGTTGGTTAGAGCGCACCCCTGATAAGGGTGAGGTCGGAGGTTCAACTCCTCCCAGACCCACCAATTGCCATATCGGGGCCATAGCTCAGCTGGGAGAGCGCCTGCCTTGCACGCAGGAGGTCGGGAGTTCGATCCTCCCTGGCTCCACCAACGGCAAGAGGAAGGTAAGTCAGCCGCTTAATACGATGAATTGCGGGATCGGGTGTTTAGCCCTTTTCCACGATGATCAATTATTTGATCCGTTCTTTAAAAAATTGGAAAGTTGTACACTGTGGATTAATCCAGTAATGGGTTGATCTCAATGATCGCGACATGTCAGCGAGACGTATGACACAAGCTGTCTGGCGAAAGTTAGACGTATTGGGGTTATATGGTCAAGTGAATAAGCGCATACGGTGGATGCCTAGGCGGTGAGAGGCGATGAAGGACGTAGGAGCCTGCGATAAGCTTCGGGGAGGTGGCAACAACCTTTGATCCGGAGATCTCCGAATGGGGAAACCCACCTGGCTTGCCAGGTATCGCATACTGAATACATAGGTATGCGAAGCGAACCCGGGGAACTGAAACATCTAAGTACCCGGAGGAAAAGAAATCAACCGAGATTCCCTTAGTAGTGGCGAGCGAACGGGGACCAGCCCTTAAGCCGAGTTAGCTTTAGTCGAAGTGTCTGGAAAGTCACACCATAGCGGGTGATAGTCCCGTAGACGAAAGGGCTAATTCGGTGAAATCGAGTAGGACGGGGCACGTGAAACCTTGTCTGAACATGGGGGGACCATCCTCCAAGGCTAAATACTCCTCACCGACCGATAGTGAACCAGTACCGTGAGGGAAAGGCGAAAAGAACCCCTGATAGGGGAGTGAAATAGAACCTGAAACCGTATGCGTACAAGCAGTGGGAGCCCCCTCGTGGGGTGACTGCGTACCTTTTGTATAATGGGTCAGCGAGTTACTTTCAGTGGCAAGGTTAACCGAATAGGGGAGCCGAAGGGAAACCGAGTCTGAATAGGGCGACTAGTCGCTGGGAGTAGACCCGAAACCGGGCGATCTATCCATGGTCAGGATGAAGGTTAGGTAAAACTGACTGGAGGTCCGAACCGTAATCTGTTGAAAAAGATTCGGATGAACTGTGGATCGGAGTGAAAGGCTAATCAAGCTCGGAGATAGCTGGTTCTCCTCGAAAGCTATTTAGGTAGCGCCTCGTGTCTCACTCTCGGGGGTAGAGCACTGTTTCGGCTAGGGGGTCGTCTAGATCTACCAAACCGATGCAAACTCCGAATACCGAGAAGTGCAATCACGGGAGACACACGGCGGGTGATAAGGTCCGTCGTGAAAAGGGAAAGAGCCCAGACCGCCAGCTAAGGTCCCAAAATCATGGCTAAGTGGAAAACGATGTGGGAAGGCACAGACAGCCAGGAGGTTGGCTTAGAAGCAGCCATCCTTTAAAGAAAGCGTAATAGCTCACTGGTCGAGTCGGCCTGCGCGGAAGATTCAACGGGGCTAAGCCATGTACCGAAGCTGCGGGTGCATACCTTTGGTATGCGCGGTAGAGGAGCGTTCTGTAAGCCTGTGAAGGTGGATTGTAAAGTCTGCTGGAGGTATCAGAAGTGCGAATGCTGACATGAGTAACGACAAGATAGGTGAAAAACCTATCCGCCGAAAGCCCAAGGTTTCCTGCGCAACGTTAATCGGCGCAGGGTTAGTCGGCACCTAAGGCGAGGCCGAAAGGCGTAGTCGATGGAAAACGGGTTAATATTCCCGTACCGGCGGTGACTGCGATGGGGTGACGGAGAAGGCTAGGTCGGCCGGGCGTTGGTTGTCCCGGTTTAAGCGTGTAGGGAGTGTTCTTAGGCAAATCCGGGGACATAATTCTGAGACGTGACGACGAGTCTCTTTTAAGAGACGAAGTGATTGATGCCATGCTTCCAAGAAAAGCCTCTAAGCTTCAGGTCATCGTTGGCCGTACCCCAAACCGACTCAGGTGGGCGGGGAGAGAATCCCAAGGCGTTTGAGAGAACTCGGGTGAAGGAACTAGGCAAAATAGCACCGTAACTTCGGGAGAAGGTGTGCCCTCATGTACGTGTAAGGACTTGCTCCTGAAGCGGAAGAGGGTTGCAGTGACCAGGCCGCTGCGACTGTTTAACAAAAACACAGCACTCTGCAAACACGAAAGTGGACGTATAGGGTGTGACGCCTGCCCGGTGCCGGAAGGTTAATTGATGGGGTCAGCCGCAAGGCGAAGCTCTTGATCGAAGCCCCGGTAAACGGCGGCCGTAACTATAACGGTCCTAAGGTAGCGAAATTCCTTGTCGGGTAAGTTCCGACCTGCACGAATGGCGTAACGATGGCGGCGCTGTCTCCACCCGAGACTCAGTGAAATTGAAATCGCTGTGAAGATGCAGTGTACCCGCGGCAAGACGGAAAGACCCCGTGAACCTTTACTATAGCTTTGCACTGGACTTTGAATCGGCCTGTGTAGGATAGGTGGGAGGCTTTGAAGCGTGAACGCCAGTTTGCGTGGAGCCAACCTTGAAATACCACCCTGGCCTATTTGAAGTTCTAACCTAGACCCGTAATCCGGGTTGGGGACAGTGCATGGTGGGTAGTTTGACTGGGGCGGTCTCCTCCCAAAGAGTAACGGAGGAGCACGAAGGTGTGCTCAGCATGGTCGGAAATCATGCAATGAGTGTAAAGGCAAAAGCACGCTTGACTGCGAGTCAGACACGACGAGCAGGTACGAAAGTAGGTCTTAGTGATCCGGTGGTTCTGTATGGAAGGGCCATCGCTCAACGGATAAAAGGTACTCCGGGGATAACAGGCTGATACCGCCCAAGAGTTCATATCGACGGCGGTGTTTGGCACCTCGATGTCGGCTCATCACATCCTGGGGCTGTAGCCGGTCCCAAGGGTATGGCTGTTCGCCATTTAAAGTGGTACGCGAGCTGGGTTCAGAACGTCGTGAGACAGTTCGGTCCCTATCTGCCGTGGGCGTTGGAGATTTGAGGGAAGCTGCTCCTAGTACGAGAGGACCGGAGTGGACGAACCTCTGGTGTTCCGGTTGTCACGCCAGTGGCACTGCCGGGTAGCTAAGTTCGGACGGGATAACCGCTGAAAGCATCTAAGCGGGAAGCCCCTCCCAAGATGAGATCTCCCTGGGGGCTTGACCCCCCTGAAGGGCCGTCGAAGACCACGACGTTGATAGGCACGATGTGGAAGTGCAGTAATGCATGCAGCTAACGTGTACTAATTGCCCGTGAGGCTTGACCATATAACACCCAATGCGTTTGGGACATGTCGCGAACAACGTACAACTTTCCAGAATTGGAAGCCCTAAATAGTCCGGCCAAGCCGGTGGCTTTCCAAAGAATTCAGGCTAAAGGCCTAAACCCTTTTGCCTGGTGGCCATAGCAAGCGGGAACCACCCGATCCCATCCCGACCTCGGAAGTGAAACCGCTTAGCGCCGATGATAGTGTGGTTAAATCCATGTGAAAGTAGGACACCGCCAGGCTCTTAAACCCTAAACCCGACCCCTCAAGGTCGGGTTTTTTTATGCGCCGCGTTCAACCCGGCATCGCCGCACTCCCCCGCGTAACCCGCCGGAGCCCAAAAACTCCGACGGGCCAGCCCCTCAGACCGCCTGTTCCCGCCTTACCGCGCGCCAGCCGATGTCCTTGCGGAAGTACCGGTGCGGCCATTGAATATGTTCAATCGCGGCGTAGGCTCGGCGTTGGGCTTCCGCCACGGAATCTCCCATGGCGCTTACGCACAAGACGCGTCCGCCGGCGGTGAGTACATCGCTCTCAACCGTGCTGGTGCCCGCGTGAAACACCTTTAAGTCCGCGGCGGCTAAAGCGGGATGTTGTAGGCCCTTGATGGCGTCGCCTTTCGGATAATCGTAGGGATATCCTTCCGCCGCCAATACCACGCCCAAGGCAGGCCGGGCGTCCCATTCCGCGCTCACTTCGTTCAATCGCTGGTCTATGGCGGCCGAGCACAATTCCACCAAGTCGCTCCGCAGTCGCATCATGATGGGCTGGGTTTCGGGATCGCCGAAACGGCAGTTGAATTCCAATACCTTGGGCGCGCCGTCCGGACCTATCATCAATCCGGCGTACAGGAATCCGGTGTAGGGAACTCCTTCTGCCGCCATGCCCCGCAGGGTCGGCTCGATGACCTCGGCCATGACGCGGTCGTGGATGGCCTGGGTGACAACCGGGGCGGGGGAGTAAGCCCCCATTCCCCCCGTATTGGGACCCAAATCGCCGTCGTCCCGCGCTTTATGGTCTTGGGATGTGGCCATTGGGAGCGCGTGTATCCCGTCCGCCATCACGATAAAGCTCGCTTCCTCGCCGAGTAAAAATTC
This window harbors:
- the purD gene encoding phosphoribosylamine--glycine ligase is translated as MKVLVVGGGGREHALAWKAAQSPKVSRVYVAPGNAGTALEPKLQNVAIPADAVAELLRFAQDEGVDLTIVGPEAPLVKGIVDAFRAAGQRCFGPTKLAAQLEGSKAFCKDFFARHHIPTAEYQTFTAIDEAKAYVKAKGTPIVIKADGLAAGKGVVIAQAEHEAFAAIDDMLSGNAFGDAGHRVVIEEFLLGEEASFIVMADGIHALPMATSQDHKARDDGDLGPNTGGMGAYSPAPVVTQAIHDRVMAEVIEPTLRGMAAEGVPYTGFLYAGLMIGPDGAPKVLEFNCRFGDPETQPIMMRLRSDLVELCSAAIDQRLNEVSAEWDARPALGVVLAAEGYPYDYPKGDAIKGLQHPALAAADLKVFHAGTSTVESDVLTAGGRVLCVSAMGDSVAEAQRRAYAAIEHIQWPHRYFRKDIGWRAVRREQAV